The following proteins are co-located in the Pseudoalteromonas sp. N1230-9 genome:
- a CDS encoding energy transducer TonB: MHTLPLNSASLNNSNAALKTTAAIIGGGVMTFAAFAFMQYLISAEQRADVELGPDITVEIYEVPEDSKVQVKQTLPPPPVAKMPPKAPPRPAAETPDTMVIADATPTMTFDGIGDTLSKTINQPTGDATPIVRINPKYPPVAARDGIEGWVQISFSISPTGEVIDPVIIDAEPKRVFDREAIRAIKRWKYRPKVVEGVAQLQTNQSVQLDFKIDG; this comes from the coding sequence ATGCATACTTTACCACTAAACTCAGCAAGCTTGAATAACAGCAATGCTGCTTTAAAGACAACCGCAGCAATTATTGGCGGCGGTGTAATGACCTTTGCAGCATTTGCCTTCATGCAGTACTTAATTTCTGCTGAGCAAAGAGCCGATGTAGAGCTAGGTCCAGATATCACGGTTGAAATTTATGAAGTACCTGAAGACTCAAAAGTACAAGTAAAACAAACACTGCCGCCACCGCCAGTTGCTAAAATGCCGCCAAAAGCGCCACCACGCCCTGCGGCTGAAACCCCAGATACAATGGTCATTGCCGATGCAACACCAACAATGACCTTTGATGGCATTGGCGACACACTTAGTAAAACCATTAATCAACCAACGGGAGATGCAACGCCTATCGTGCGTATAAACCCTAAATATCCGCCGGTCGCAGCCCGCGATGGTATTGAAGGCTGGGTGCAAATTAGCTTTAGCATTTCACCAACGGGCGAAGTGATTGACCCTGTTATTATTGATGCTGAGCCAAAACGGGTATTTGACCGCGAAGCAATTCGCGCGATTAAACGTTGGAAATATCGCCCTAAAGTTGTTGAAGGTGTGGCACAATTACAAACAAACCAAAGCGTTCAACTTGATTTTAAAATAGATGGATAA
- a CDS encoding low molecular weight protein-tyrosine-phosphatase, whose product MKKVLIVCLGNICRSPTAEAVLRSRAKALGVNVKVDSAGTIGYHQGNPPDSRSKAAAEKRGYSFKGIYSRPVTHADFHEFDLILAADKQNLADLQAQCPEHLQYKLSLFLSHGDAGESEIPDPYYGGDQGFEKVLDLIEDAADNLLNKL is encoded by the coding sequence ATGAAAAAGGTGTTGATTGTTTGTTTAGGTAATATTTGCCGCTCACCTACTGCTGAGGCGGTTCTTCGTAGCCGTGCAAAGGCACTGGGTGTTAATGTTAAAGTTGACTCTGCTGGCACCATTGGTTATCACCAAGGCAACCCTCCAGATTCACGCTCAAAAGCAGCAGCCGAAAAGCGTGGCTATAGTTTTAAAGGCATATATTCACGACCTGTCACTCACGCTGATTTTCATGAATTTGATTTAATTCTTGCGGCTGATAAGCAAAACCTTGCTGATTTACAAGCCCAGTGCCCTGAGCACCTGCAATATAAGCTGTCGTTGTTTTTAAGTCATGGTGATGCAGGGGAGAGCGAGATCCCAGATCCCTATTACGGTGGCGATCAAGGTTTTGAAAAGGTACTCGATTTAATTGAAGACGCAGCAGATAACTTGCTTAATAAGTTATGA
- a CDS encoding DUF3087 domain-containing protein, with translation MKLIQIDKARYRKHLNHVIIACVIGLAVGSLAISQALIALFPDPSGSHFHWNLLGVVVCSVLVGFVLNKYRNHDYMTEIVYVWELKKALNKITRKMPKLKAAGREGNADALLAIHYSYAGSRLLWQLDDNTITMDELAIKQAELDSVADKYNLSLDAECYDESILKQF, from the coding sequence ATGAAACTTATTCAAATAGATAAAGCCCGTTACCGTAAACATTTAAACCACGTGATTATTGCCTGCGTAATTGGTTTAGCCGTTGGCAGTTTAGCCATTTCACAAGCGCTAATTGCGTTATTCCCTGACCCAAGCGGTAGCCATTTTCATTGGAACTTATTAGGTGTTGTTGTGTGTAGTGTGCTGGTGGGCTTTGTGCTTAATAAGTACCGCAACCATGATTACATGACTGAAATTGTTTATGTGTGGGAGCTTAAAAAAGCCCTTAATAAAATCACCCGCAAAATGCCAAAGTTAAAAGCAGCAGGGCGTGAGGGCAATGCCGATGCTTTGTTAGCCATTCATTATAGCTATGCGGGGTCGCGTTTGTTATGGCAGCTTGATGACAACACCATTACCATGGATGAGTTAGCAATTAAGCAGGCTGAGCTTGATAGTGTGGCAGATAAATACAATCTCTCGCTTGATGCAGAATGTTATGATGAGTCAATCTTAAAGCAATTTTAA
- a CDS encoding Na+/H+ antiporter NhaC family protein, whose protein sequence is MSWYSILPPLIAILIVFWRKEVIMALLVAVASSEFLLALNGEGNTLFFTFINTIERVIEVASSPGNSRILIFSILIGALLAYIRESGGVAATVNLLMNKGVAKSKRQVGYLTMFSGIAVFIESNLSVLTSGILSRGLFDKFKMSRARLAYIIDSTSAPVCILILLNGWGAYVLGLLSNYEMEESAVSVLWGSIGYNFYAIIALLIVFYTITFDKVHGPLKQAEENFEQQETELAEEVKGSKARYMLIPLITLIGSMVGFMFWTGDGDIASGSGSKSVLYATIFACVVAYFLMISSREFTHHKLVDIGFKGMGELLPLVSIVLLSLTLGASLKDLGTGVFVAGLVGDFLPIYLVVPVLFLTGAVISFTTGTSWGTFAILIPIGVPLIQALGLPPSLVIAAILGGGVFGDHCSPISDTSAVSAIASGCDLLTHVKTQMPYALFGGALTFIAYLVTSIIVL, encoded by the coding sequence ATGTCTTGGTATTCAATTTTACCACCCTTGATTGCTATCTTAATTGTGTTTTGGCGCAAAGAAGTGATCATGGCGTTATTGGTCGCGGTTGCGTCGTCTGAGTTTTTACTTGCTCTGAATGGTGAAGGTAATACCTTGTTTTTCACCTTTATTAACACCATTGAGCGGGTTATTGAAGTTGCCAGTTCCCCAGGTAATAGCCGTATTCTTATTTTTAGTATTTTAATTGGTGCTTTACTTGCCTACATTCGTGAATCGGGTGGTGTGGCTGCAACGGTTAATTTATTAATGAATAAGGGCGTGGCAAAAAGTAAGCGCCAAGTGGGTTACTTAACCATGTTCTCGGGGATTGCGGTATTTATTGAATCGAACTTAAGTGTTTTAACCTCGGGTATTTTGTCTCGTGGCTTATTCGATAAATTTAAAATGAGTCGAGCGCGTCTTGCCTACATTATTGATAGTACCAGCGCACCTGTGTGTATCTTAATTTTACTCAATGGCTGGGGCGCATATGTGCTTGGTCTGCTGAGTAATTACGAAATGGAAGAGTCTGCGGTATCTGTACTATGGGGCAGCATTGGTTATAACTTCTACGCTATTATCGCGTTACTTATCGTGTTTTATACGATTACTTTCGACAAAGTACATGGCCCTTTAAAGCAAGCAGAAGAGAATTTTGAGCAGCAAGAAACTGAGCTTGCAGAAGAAGTAAAAGGCTCTAAAGCCCGTTACATGCTTATTCCACTTATTACCTTAATTGGTAGCATGGTTGGCTTTATGTTCTGGACTGGCGATGGCGATATTGCCAGTGGTAGTGGTTCTAAATCAGTGTTGTATGCCACTATTTTCGCTTGTGTTGTGGCGTACTTTTTAATGATTAGTTCTCGTGAATTTACTCACCATAAACTTGTTGATATTGGCTTTAAAGGCATGGGTGAGTTACTGCCATTAGTGTCGATTGTATTGCTATCGCTCACTTTAGGTGCAAGCTTGAAAGATTTAGGTACAGGTGTATTTGTGGCTGGGCTAGTAGGTGATTTTTTACCTATTTACTTGGTTGTGCCAGTGCTGTTTTTAACCGGTGCGGTAATTTCATTTACCACAGGTACTTCATGGGGCACATTCGCGATTCTGATTCCAATTGGTGTACCGCTCATTCAAGCTTTGGGTTTACCACCTTCATTAGTGATTGCGGCTATTTTAGGTGGCGGTGTGTTTGGCGATCACTGCTCGCCAATTTCAGATACCAGCGCGGTATCGGCCATTGCATCAGGGTGTGATTTATTAACTCACGTGAAAACCCAAATGCCGTATGCTTTATTCGGCGGTGCGTTAACCTTCATCGCTTATCTAGTAACGAGTATTATTGTTTTATAA
- the pbp4b gene encoding penicillin binding protein PBP4B has translation MSFIPLKTLLKQLCYLCSAALLVSCASKQYTYTQSANYSHRVKFLVMHYTAIDYEKSMRALVDEGGLSSHYLLPESGDSSYPKDDLEIIQLVDEKDRAWHAGRSFWQGREDLNDHSIGIEIVNVPTCHTPEQSKPAMQNDASKLCIYPDYDAKQIELLIKLSKDILARNPDIGPTQVIGHSDIAPSRKNDPGPRFPWYQLYKAGIGAWYDSDTVDKYWQLFSASKPSTELVQKALRSYGYEVIATGQLDFQTLDALSAFQMHFLPWHVSGNNDARTASVLFALLEKYFPKKLERLFTEYQQQQQTVEPEPKTLANAQVIARIPALDPSSRALVNDRGTFTAYKGRGEIIIENHDAISADIYINGEKINIASPLTAEQTYQYSLYKRTHDGINTYKVENVLPEGASLTLRFPYPALDKNATQKRFNAVDELINQEIKEGFPGAVLAIVKDGKLIKLSHYGAAKKYHADGSELKTPQAMQNDTLFDIASNSKMFATNFALMKLASEGKLDVEKPLFYYLPEFRGSGREQRLVKDLLTHSAGYPAVVDFHRKDNKFGERFFSQNSLRTKNLLLTGVPFVAGRNVKHLYSDIDYMLLGVLVERISGMPLDAYVESQIYQPLGLTHTVYNPLQKGFLASQIAATEINGNTRGGRIEFENIRTDVLQGEVHDEKAFYALGGVAGHAGLFSTAGDLSVLMQVLLNGGGYDNKQLFTPQVLAQFTQPQASDETYGLGWRRAGHQARKWHFGPYASPRAFGHTGWTGTVTVIDPEYDLAIVLLTNARHTPIEGSPENYEFVGKRFETGKYGSIISLIYESILNH, from the coding sequence TCTAAGCTCTCATTATTTATTACCTGAGTCGGGCGATTCAAGTTACCCAAAAGACGATTTAGAAATTATTCAGCTCGTTGATGAAAAAGACCGAGCATGGCACGCAGGGCGTAGTTTTTGGCAAGGCAGAGAAGACTTAAACGATCACTCTATTGGTATTGAAATCGTTAACGTACCTACCTGTCACACACCTGAGCAAAGTAAACCAGCGATGCAAAATGATGCAAGTAAACTGTGTATCTACCCTGATTACGATGCCAAGCAAATTGAGTTACTTATCAAATTAAGTAAAGATATTCTTGCTCGAAACCCTGATATTGGCCCAACTCAAGTGATTGGTCATTCTGATATTGCCCCAAGCCGTAAGAACGACCCAGGTCCGCGCTTTCCTTGGTATCAACTTTATAAAGCGGGTATCGGTGCCTGGTACGACAGCGACACCGTTGATAAATATTGGCAGTTATTTAGTGCATCAAAACCTTCAACAGAGCTTGTGCAAAAAGCGCTGCGCAGCTACGGTTATGAGGTGATTGCAACAGGGCAGCTAGATTTTCAAACCCTAGATGCTTTGAGTGCCTTTCAAATGCACTTTTTACCTTGGCATGTAAGTGGTAATAATGATGCTAGAACTGCATCCGTCCTTTTTGCATTATTAGAAAAGTACTTCCCTAAAAAACTTGAGCGGTTATTTACAGAGTATCAGCAGCAACAGCAAACGGTTGAGCCAGAGCCAAAAACACTGGCTAATGCACAAGTGATAGCACGTATTCCTGCACTTGATCCGAGTAGTCGCGCGTTAGTAAACGACCGAGGCACATTTACAGCTTATAAAGGTCGTGGTGAAATAATTATTGAAAATCACGATGCGATTAGCGCAGACATTTATATTAATGGTGAAAAAATTAATATTGCCTCGCCACTTACCGCAGAGCAAACCTACCAATACAGCTTGTATAAACGTACTCATGATGGCATTAACACTTATAAAGTAGAAAATGTATTGCCTGAAGGAGCAAGCTTAACATTACGTTTCCCTTACCCTGCGCTCGATAAAAATGCTACTCAAAAGCGTTTTAACGCCGTTGATGAATTAATTAATCAAGAAATTAAAGAGGGCTTCCCAGGGGCTGTGCTTGCAATTGTTAAAGATGGCAAACTGATTAAATTAAGCCATTATGGCGCAGCTAAAAAGTACCATGCTGATGGCAGTGAGCTTAAAACCCCACAAGCCATGCAAAACGATACTTTGTTTGATATTGCCTCGAACTCAAAAATGTTTGCCACTAATTTTGCGCTGATGAAACTTGCCAGCGAAGGTAAACTCGACGTAGAAAAACCGCTGTTTTATTACCTACCAGAATTTAGGGGCAGCGGTCGCGAGCAGCGTTTAGTGAAAGACTTACTTACCCACAGCGCTGGTTACCCCGCTGTGGTTGATTTTCACCGTAAAGACAATAAATTTGGTGAACGCTTTTTTTCACAGAATAGCCTGCGTACCAAAAACCTACTATTAACCGGTGTCCCCTTTGTGGCGGGTCGTAACGTAAAGCACTTATATTCTGATATCGATTATATGTTGCTAGGTGTGCTGGTTGAGCGTATCAGCGGTATGCCCCTAGATGCTTATGTTGAAAGCCAAATTTATCAGCCACTTGGTTTAACGCACACGGTTTATAACCCATTACAAAAAGGCTTTTTAGCCTCGCAAATTGCCGCCACTGAAATAAATGGTAACACTCGCGGTGGGCGTATTGAATTTGAAAATATTCGTACCGATGTACTGCAAGGTGAAGTACATGATGAAAAAGCGTTTTATGCCTTAGGTGGCGTAGCAGGACATGCGGGGCTTTTTAGTACCGCAGGAGATTTATCTGTATTAATGCAAGTTTTGCTAAACGGCGGTGGCTACGATAATAAACAATTATTTACCCCACAAGTGCTTGCGCAGTTCACTCAGCCGCAAGCGAGTGATGAAACGTATGGCTTAGGGTGGCGAAGAGCAGGACACCAAGCGCGTAAATGGCATTTTGGCCCTTATGCGAGCCCCCGCGCCTTTGGTCATACAGGTTGGACTGGCACAGTAACTGTGATTGATCCCGAATATGACCTAGCAATTGTACTTTTAACCAATGCACGGCATACACCCATTGAAGGCTCACCAGAAAATTACGAATTTGTCGGAAAGCGCTTCGAAACAGGCAAGTATGGCTCCATTATCTCACTGATTTATGAGAGTATATTAAATCACTAG
- a CDS encoding RNA polymerase sigma factor, translating to MLMSIKTWLFDKPNTDCLAQYAKTGDNRYLNQLVAQYGNDLFHYLVTQSDKDLALDICQQTWLKVIDKRDFYTAQNNPKAWLFRLARNLLIDEFRKQQKFVELEDNQLFAEAQDASYHYDYEAFDKALMALSFAQREALTLQQEGFSLEDIVAITQSNPETIKTRLRYARQNLKQQLGGHYEA from the coding sequence ATGCTAATGAGCATCAAGACATGGTTATTTGACAAACCAAACACAGATTGTTTGGCTCAGTACGCCAAAACGGGCGACAACCGTTACCTTAACCAACTCGTTGCTCAATACGGGAACGATCTTTTTCACTACCTAGTCACACAAAGTGATAAAGATCTTGCCCTTGATATATGCCAGCAAACCTGGTTAAAAGTCATTGATAAACGTGACTTTTACACTGCTCAAAACAACCCAAAAGCATGGCTATTTCGGTTAGCACGTAATTTGTTAATTGATGAATTTCGTAAGCAGCAAAAGTTCGTTGAATTAGAAGACAATCAACTATTTGCTGAAGCGCAGGATGCAAGTTATCACTACGACTACGAAGCCTTTGATAAAGCACTCATGGCACTTAGCTTTGCACAGCGAGAAGCGCTGACCTTACAGCAAGAAGGCTTTAGTCTCGAAGATATTGTTGCTATCACACAAAGTAACCCAGAGACCATTAAAACTCGACTACGATATGCCCGTCAAAACCTGAAACAACAACTAGGAGGCCATTATGAAGCGTAA
- a CDS encoding PQQ-dependent sugar dehydrogenase: MKRSLFNSLIIASISLSSLQACAQPEQKIPLDASANNYKLELVSEGIQIPWGMAWLNERDLLVTDRRGELRLIRDGKLVEQAVKGTPKVHDEGQGGLLDIELDPNFADNGWIYFSYSGYEGDGEGYNTSIMRARFKDMALVDQQLLFDGEPNIKTTKHYGSRIEFDKDGYLYFSIGDRGKRDVPPQSLDYDAGKIHRINSDGSIPKSNPFYNHKTTHKSIYSYGHRNPQGMAMHPETGVIWSHEHGPRGGDEINIVKAGANYGWPEITYGINYIGTTITDETSRAGMEQPDWYWVPSIAPSGMEFITSDKYPQWQGHIAVGSMKFGHLVLVKLDGDKVTGHSKVFESVGRVRSLATHPNGDLYLGVDGVGVYKVVPKI, from the coding sequence ATGAAAAGGTCTTTGTTTAACAGTTTAATCATTGCCTCGATTAGCTTATCGAGCTTGCAAGCCTGTGCTCAGCCGGAGCAAAAGATTCCTCTGGATGCCAGCGCGAATAACTACAAACTAGAATTAGTAAGCGAAGGAATTCAAATTCCTTGGGGTATGGCTTGGCTTAACGAGCGTGACTTACTTGTCACTGATAGGCGTGGCGAGCTTAGATTAATTCGTGATGGCAAACTCGTTGAGCAAGCAGTTAAAGGAACACCTAAAGTGCATGATGAAGGCCAAGGGGGCTTATTAGATATAGAGCTTGATCCGAACTTTGCCGACAATGGTTGGATTTACTTCTCGTACTCGGGTTATGAAGGCGATGGTGAAGGTTACAATACCTCGATTATGCGCGCCCGCTTTAAAGATATGGCACTTGTTGACCAGCAACTGCTGTTTGATGGCGAGCCAAATATTAAAACAACGAAACACTATGGTTCGCGTATTGAATTCGACAAAGACGGTTACCTGTACTTCTCTATTGGCGACCGCGGCAAAAGAGACGTTCCCCCACAAAGCCTAGACTATGATGCGGGTAAAATTCACCGTATCAATAGCGATGGCTCTATCCCTAAATCAAACCCGTTTTATAACCATAAAACGACTCATAAAAGCATTTATTCATATGGACACCGTAACCCTCAAGGTATGGCTATGCATCCTGAAACGGGGGTTATATGGAGCCATGAACATGGCCCTCGTGGCGGCGATGAAATTAACATAGTTAAAGCGGGTGCAAACTATGGTTGGCCTGAGATCACTTATGGGATCAACTACATTGGCACAACAATTACCGACGAAACCAGCCGCGCAGGAATGGAGCAGCCTGATTGGTATTGGGTGCCTTCAATTGCCCCTTCTGGTATGGAATTTATCACTAGCGATAAATACCCACAGTGGCAAGGTCACATTGCCGTGGGTTCGATGAAATTTGGCCACCTCGTTTTGGTAAAGCTTGATGGTGACAAAGTAACAGGCCACAGCAAGGTATTTGAAAGTGTAGGTCGTGTACGCAGCCTTGCCACCCATCCAAATGGTGATTTATATCTTGGTGTTGATGGTGTGGGTGTTTATAAGGTTGTACCTAAGATATAA